One part of the Prunus persica cultivar Lovell chromosome G5, Prunus_persica_NCBIv2, whole genome shotgun sequence genome encodes these proteins:
- the LOC109949217 gene encoding uncharacterized protein LOC109949217 produces the protein MLPQVKIFIILFLLFDLPISGRADNFKDGMELTYSSGHEVNIIEMMKGRKLLLALDAMLDYQEPGANPGHEPRKGGGRGP, from the exons ATGCTTCCTCAAGTCAAGATTTTCATCATCCTCTTCCTGCTCTTTGATTTGCCAATTTCAG GTAGAGCTGACAACTTCAAGGATGGCATGGAGCTCACCTACTCAAGTGGTCATGAG GTGAATATTATTGAGATGATGAAAGGGAGAAAGCTGCTTCTTGCACTTGATGCAATGCTGGATTATCAGGAGCCAGGGGCCAATCCAGGGCATGAACCACGTAAAGGTGGAGGTAGAGGTCCTTGA